In Carya illinoinensis cultivar Pawnee chromosome 10, C.illinoinensisPawnee_v1, whole genome shotgun sequence, one DNA window encodes the following:
- the LOC122279330 gene encoding E3 ubiquitin-protein ligase PRT6 isoform X2: MDNMDIDSPPESSPLKPRDRILRRLALLGVPEEKLNQLQHGLVAFVKDDKSCIPELVSAILLLDGEGVEALWEAKPSSKKSNASLKRRFRESMLWLQWLMFEGEPSTALENLSKMSLGERGVCGAVWGNNDVAYRCRTCEHDPTCAICVPCFQNGNHKDHDFSIIYTGGGCCDCGDVTAWKREGFCSKHKGAEQIQPLPEEFTNSVGPVLNALFVCWKSKLLLAETSSPESPRTVDHIAERRKVANELTSAVVEMLLEFCKYSESLLSFVSRIVFSSDGLLEILVRTERFLKEEVVKKLYDLLLKLLGEPLFKYEFGKVFLSYYPIAVNEAIKKGGDHALKNQLLSTFSVQIFTVPTLTPRLVKEMNLLAMLLGCLGDIFVSCAGECGRLQAAKWGTLYETTIRVLEDIRFVMSHAVVAKYVIHDQKDISRSWVRLLAFVQGMNPQKRETGIHIEDDNDNMLGPFALCHSIGNIHSLLVDGAFSVASSEETDGEIFSSTYEQDKLDMVDTDALRHAKVGRLSQESSACSATPKSSALPCLSKFGEAKHDNLSHLFIPPSVKWLMYECLKAIENWLEVDNTTGAALNKLTPNTSSNSGSNFSALKETLSKIRKGKYIFGRLASSSEDHGLRCYSDVHSGLGVSFELENRKSKDNKPMISYDADAVNASSLAWFNDILMEGDTMDIDALHILNLSDWPNIVYDVSSQDISVHIPLHRLVSLLLHKALRRCFGESALPNMTSGSSVNSLSTSCIDFFAHVLGGCHPFGFSAFVMEHPLRVRVFCAEVHAGMWRKHGDAAVYSCEWSEQSLELDLFLLQCCAALAPPDLFVSRILERFGLSNYLSLNLDGSNEFEPVLLQEMLTIIIQIVKERRFSGITTAESLKRELICKLAIGDATRSQLVKSLPRDLSKSDQLQEILDTVASYSRPSGFNQGMYSLRWRYWKELDLYHPRWNSRDLQSAEERYLRFCRVSAWTNQLPRWTKIFSPLKEVARVATCKVVLRIIRAVLFYAVFTDKGTESRAPDGVVLTALHLLSLALDICCQQRESCDQPCSEGDVFPILADSSEEIWEGLNYDAGGQSLLSLLVVLKRMEKKENTDIFLDAGGCNLSSLIESILKKFAEIDSGCMAKLQQLAPEVVSCLSHPNPSSDMNLSRLDSDSEKRKAKARERQAAILEKMRAEQSKFLASIDSAVDEGSNSGLDVNRSDVGDDSEESAQVVCSLCHDPNSKNPISFLIHLQKSRLVSFVDRGPPSWEQFCRLEKENVSTATGKVTDQSETSTSSGGPGLISSSLSAQLVQNAANEFCGQPEEVNAFLGFFKAQFPALRGIQELHTFKDGSERSICSIETLEQDMYFSILREVHDNLLHSDFSKEDTKIPTAEGGFEKGRDTESVLLGKYIVALWREKKESPSGSQDSHNDEASVESTSKCPSYDGFGPSDCDGVHISSCGHAVHQGCLDRYLSSLKERSVRRIVFEGGHIVDPSQGEFLCPTCRRLVNSVLPALPGVCKEVWKQSVSSTMSSYLGAGPSATSSEEISSLRIQPALLLLRSAANVVGKDETLKSFPLQRNGRMRQNLEPVFQALFKMYYPNKQDKLSRSARVSHSMLMWDTLKYSLISMEIAARCGRTHITPNYGINAMYEELKSSSGFIMWLLLKVVQNWQTKNGVHVLQRYRGTQLFAASICSGISLDYTSGTSGQGNMLRIVKHADKEESCPDTQFWNRASDPVLSRDPFSSLMWVLFCLPFPFLSCKESLLSLVHVFYAVSIAQAIIMYCGLHQCKTSELGFNDCLISDISKVLAESGCAQKFFASNYIGSSSNIRDTIRSMSFPYLRRCALLWKLLYPSSPAPFCDRNNLLGRSSFAINDMMDDGSLVELNEIQKLENMFKIPSLDVVLKEEVLRSLVLKWFYHFHKEFERCSFGGVMHVKPAVPFKLMHLPHLYQDLLQRLIKQCCPDCKTILPDPALCLLCGRLCSPSWKSCCSQSGCQAHAMACGAGTGVFLLIRRTTILLQRCARQAPWPSPYLDAFGEEDIEMHRGKPLYLNEERYAALTYMVASHGLDQSSKVLRQTTISSLFMV, from the exons ATGGATAACATGGACATCGATTCACCTCCTGAATCCAGCCCCCTCAAGCCCCGTGATCGAATCCTACGG AGGCTTGCTCTACTTGGAGTTCCCGAGGAAAAACTTAATCAGCTCCAACATGGTTTAGTTGCATTTGTCAAGGATGACAAATCCTGCATTCCAGAGCTGGTTTCTGCTATATTGCTTCTGGATGGGGAAGGGGTGGAGGCACTCTGGGAAGCCAAGCCAAGTTCTAAAAAATCCAATGCTAGCTTGAAAAGACGATTCCGAGAGAGCATGCTATGGTTACAATGGTTGATGTTTGAGGGTGAACCATCCACTGCCCTAGAGAACCTCTCCAAAATGAGTCTTGGCGAGCGTGGTGTTTGTGGCGCTGTTTGGGGAAATAATGATGTAGCATATAGGTGTCGGACTTGCGAACATGACCCGACATGTGCGATTTGTGTTCCTTGTTTTCAGAATGGGAACCACAAGGACcatgatttttctattatttatacAGGCGGTGGCTGCTGTGATTGTGGGGATGTTACAGCATGGAAACGTGAGGGCTTCTGCTCAAAGCATAAAGGTGCGGAACAAATACAACCTCTTCCCGAGGAGTTTACAAACTCTGTGGGCCCTGTCCTTAATGCTCTCTTTGTTTGTTGGAAAAGCAAGTTATTACTTGCAGAAACTAGTTCTCCAGAAAGTCCTAGAACTGTTGATCATATTGCTGAAAGGAGAAAGGTTGCGAATGAACTAACATCTGCAGTGGTTGAGATGCTTTTAGAGTTTTGCAAGTACAGTGAGAGTTTGCTCAGTTTTGTTTCTAGGATTGTCTTTTCTTCTGATGGCTTATTGGAGATTCTGGTGAGGACAGAGAGGTTTTTGAAAGAGGAAGTTGTGAAGAAACTATATGACTTGCTTTTGAAACTACTTGGGGAACCTCTCTTCAAGTATGAGTTTGGGAAAGTATTTTTGAGCTACTATCCGATTGCTGTAAATGAAGCCATAAAAAAGGGTGGCGATCATGCTCTCAAGAATCAGCTACTGTCTACATTCTCTGTGCAAATCTTCACTGTGCCAACTTTAACACCGCGTCTCGTGAAGGAAATGAACCTACTTGCAATGTTATTAGGATGTTTGGGAGACATTTTTGTTTCATGTGCCGGTGAATGTGGCCGTTTGCAG GCTGCCAAGTGGGGAACCTTGTATGAGACCACTATTCGTGTGCTTGAAGATATTCGCTTTGTTATGAGTCATGCTGTTGTGGCTAAATATGTAATCCATGACCAGAAAGATATATCTAGAAGTTGGGTGAGACTTCTGGCTTTTGTGCAAGGGATGAACCCGCAAAAGAGAGAAACAGGCATCCATATAGAAGACGATAATGATAATATGCTTGGGCCTTTTGCTTTATGTCATTCTATTGGTAATATTCATTCTCTCCTGGTGGATGGGGCATTTTCAGTTGCTAGTAGTGAAGAGACAGATGGTGAAATATTTTCTAGCACATACGAGCAAGATAAGCTAGACATGGTTGACACAGATGCTTTACGGCATGCCAAAGTAGGACGGTTATCCCAGGAAAGCTCTGCATGTAGCGCGACACCGAAGAGTAGTGCTCTCCCTTGTTTATCAAAGTTTGGTGAAGCTAAACATGATAACCTTTCTCATCTCTTCATTCCACCATCTGTCAAGTGGTTAATGTACGAGTGTCTGAAGGCTATTGAGAACTGGTTGGAAGTTGATAATACCACTGGGGCTGCTCTTAATAAATTAACTCCAAATACTAGCAGTAACTCTGGTAGCAATTTTTCAGCACTGAAGGAGACATTATCCAAGATTAGAAAAGGCAAATATATTTTTGGCAGACTTGCAAGTTCAAGTGAAGATCATGGTTTGCGGTGCTATTCAGATGTACATAGTGGTCTTGGTGTGAGTTTTGAATTGGAGAATAGGAAAAGTAAGGACAACAAACCAATGATCAGTTATGATGCCGATGCTGTTAATGCCAGCAGTTTGGCGTGGTTTAATGACATTCTGATGGAGGGTGATACGATGGATATAGATGCActacatattttgaatttgtcTGATTGGCCAAACATAGTTTACGATGTTAGTTCACAGGATATATCTGTCCACATTCCATTGCATCGGTTAGTTTCACTTCTTTTGCATAAAGCATTGAGAAGATGTTTTGGTGAATCTGCACTGCCAAATATGACTAGTGGCAGTTCTGTTAACTCGTTATCAACAAGCTGCATTGATTTCTTTGCTCATGTTCTTGGGGGCTGCCATCCATTTGGTTTTTCTGCCTTTGTTATGGAGCATCCTTTACGAGTGAGGGTATTTTGTGCTGAGGTTCATGCTGGAATGTGGAGGAAGCATGGCGATGCTGCCGTATATTCCTGTGAATG GTCTGAACAGAGTCTAGAGCTTGATCTATTTCTGCTGCAGTGCTGTGCTGCACTGGCTCCACCTGATCTGTTCGTCAGTAGAATTCTAGAACGCTTTGGGCTGTCAAACTACCTTTCTTTGAATCTTGATGGGTCCAACGA GTTTGAACCAGTTCTGTTACAGGAAATGCTCACTATCATTATTCAGATAGTCAAAGAAAGGCGGTTTTCTGGGATAACTACAGCTGAAAGTTTGAAAAGAGAGTTGATTTGTAAGTTAGCCATTGGAGATGCCACTCGTAGTCAATTGGTGAAATCTCTTCCTCGTGACCTCTCAAAGTCTGACCAGCTTCAGGAAATATTGGATACGGTTGCTTCATATTCCAGACCATCTGGCTTTAATCAG GGTATGTATTCACTCCGATGGAGATATTGGAAAGAATTGGATTTGTACCACCCTCGTTGGAATTCAAGGGATTTGCAGAGTGCTGAAGAGAGATACTTGCGTTTCTGTAGGGTCTCTGCATGGACCAATCAGCTGCCCAGGTGGACTAAGATTTTTTCTCCACTCAAAGAGGTAGCTAGAGTAGCGACTTGTAAGGTGGTCCTTCGAATTATCCGTGCAGTGCTGTTTTATGCTGTTTTCACTGATAAAGGGACTGAATCACGTGCTCCTGATGGTGTTGTTCTTACTGCATTGCACTTACTCTCATTAGCATTAGACATCTGTTGTCAGCAGAGAGAATCTTGTGATCAGCCATGTTCTGAAGGAGATGTATTCCCAATCCTAGCTGATTCTAGTGAAGAAATTTGGGAGGGATTAAACTATGATGCTGGTGGACAAAGTTTGTTGTCACTTCTTGTTGTTTTGAAGAGgatggagaagaaagaaaacacaGACATCTTTTTGGATGCAGGAGGTTGCAACCTTTCTTCCCTGATTGAAAGTATATTGAAGAAGTTTGCTGAGATTGATTCTGGATGCATGGCCAAATTGCAACAACTTGCACCTGAAGTCGTCAGTTGTCTATCGCACCCCAATCCTAGTAGTGATATGAATCTCTCCAGATTGGATTCTGATAGTGAGAAACGTAAGGCAAAAGCTCGAGAGAGACAAGCTGCCATCTTg GAGAAAATGAGAGCTGAGCAATCTAAGTTTTTGGCAAGCATTGATTCTGCTGTGGATGAAGGTTCAAATTCTGGACTAGATGTAAATAGATCTGATGTTGGAGATGATTCAGAAGAGTCTGCACAAGTTGTTTGCTCTCTATGCCATGATCCCAACTCAAAAAACCCAATATCATTCCTGATTCATCTCCAG AAATCGAGACTTGTGAGTTTCGTTGACCGAGGTCCCCCATCATGGGAACAATTTTGCCGTTTAGAGAAGGAGAATGTTTCTACAGCCACTGGCAAGGTGACTGATCAATCTGAAACAAGCACATCGTCTGGCGGTCCAGGGCTGATTTCATCTTCTCTTTCAGCACAGTTGGTACAGAATGCAGCCAATGAGTTTTGTGGGCAACCTGAGGAAGTCAATGCTTTTCTAGGATTTTTCAAGGCTCAGTTCCCTGCATTAAGGGGTATTCAAGAGCTACACACATTCAAGGATGGGAGCGAGAGAAGTATATGTTCCATTGAGACATTGGAACAAGATATGTACTTCTCCATACTTAGGGAAGTGCATGATAATTTGTTGCATTCCGATTTTTCAAAGGAAGATACTAAAATTCCTACTGCTGAAGGGGGTTTTGAAAAAGGCAGGGACACAGAATCTGTCTTACTTGGAAAGTACATAGTTGCTCTttggagagagaagaaagaaagtcCTTCAGGATCTCAAGATTCTCATAATGATGAGGCTTCTGTAGAATCTACTTCAAAGTGTCCGTCATACGATGGATTTGGCCCTTCAGATTGTGATGGAGTTCATATCTCTTCCTGTGGGCACGCTGTGCATCAGGGATGTCTTGATCGCTATTTATCTTCTTTGAAGGAGAG ATCTGTCAGAAGAATTGTTTTTGAAGGAGGGCATATTGTGGATCCATCTCAG GGAGAGTTTCTCTGCCCCACCTGTCGTCGACTTGTCAACTCTGTCTTGCCTGCTTTGCCTGGGGTTTGCAAGGAAGTGTGGAAGCAGTCTGTAAGTTCAACCATGAGTTCTTATCTAGGTGCTGGGCCTTCAGCAACATCATCTGAAGAAATTAGTTCACTCCGCATTCAGCCAGCCTTGCTTCTCTTGAGATCTGCAGCCAATGTAGTTGGGAAGGATGAAACTCTTAAATCTTTTCCCCTGCagagaaatggaagaatgaGGCAAAATCTTGAGCCAGTTTTTCAAGCGCTCTTTAAAATGTATTATCCAAACAAACAGGATAAGTTATCAAGGTCTGCAAGGGTAAGCCACTCAATGCTTATGTGGGACACTCTTAAGTACTCCCTCATCTCAATGGAAATTGCTGCTCGTTGTGGAAGGACTCATATCACTCCAAATTATGGCATCAATGCCATGTATGAGGAACTCAAATCTTCTAGTGGATTTATAATGTGGTTGCTGCTAAAAGTTGTCCAAAACTGGCAAACTAAGAATGGTGTTCATGTGCTTCAGAGATATAGAGGTACTCAGCTTTTTGCAGCGTCTATTTGCTCTGGTATATCTTTAGATTATACCAGTGGCACGTCCGGACAAG GTAATATGTTGCGCATCGTAAAACATGCTGATAAGGAAGAATCATGTCCTGATACTCAATTTTGGAATCGAGCTTCTGATCCTGTCCTTTCTCGTGACCCATTTTCATCATTGATGTGGGTTCTGTTTTGTCTACCATTCCCATTtctttcttgcaaagaatcatTGTTGTCGCTTGTGCATGTCTTCTATGCTGTCTCTATAGCACAG GCTATAATTATGTATTGCGGGTTGCATCAATGCAAGACAAGTGAACTAGGATTTAACGATTGCCTGATTTCTGACATCTCAAAAGTTTTGGCAGAATCTGGATGTGCCCAGAAATTTTTTGCTTCAAACTATATTGGCTCATCTAGTAATATAAGAGATACAATTCGTAGCATGAGTTTCCCTTATTTGAGGAGGTGTGCACTGCTGTGGAAACTGCTATACCCTTCTTCCCCTGCACCATTCTGTGATAGGAATAATTTGCTTGGTAGATCATCTTTTGCCATCAATGATATGATGGATGATGGTTCTCTGGTTGAGCTCAATGAAATTCAAAAGCTGGAGAACATGTTTAAGATTCCATCACTGGACGTTGTTTTAAAGGAAGAAGTTCTGCGTTCTCTAGTTTTGAAATggttttatcattttcacaaggaattTGAACGTTGTAGTTTTGGAGGTGTTATGCATGTTAAACCTGCAGTTCCATTTAAGTTAATGCATCTTCCCCATCTTTACCAGGATCTCTTGCAGAG GTTGATAAAACAGTGTTGCCCTGACTGCAAAACTATCCTTCCTGATCCTGCATTATGCCTCCTGTGTGGTAGATTATGTTCTCCCAGCTGGAAGTCATGCTGCAG CCAAAGTGGATGCCAAGCTCATGCAATGGCCTGTGGTGCTGGTACTGGAGTTTTCCTATTGATCAGG AGAACAACGATCCTGTTACAGAGATGCGCACGACAGGCTCCTTGGCCGTCACCTTATTTGGATGCTTTTGGTGAAGAG GACATTGAAATGCATAGAGGGAAACCATTGTACTTGAATGAGGAACGCTATGCTGCTCTAACTTACATg GTTGCATCTCATGGCCTAGATCAAAGTTCGAAGGTTCTTCGCCAAACTACTATCAGTTCTCTGTTCATGGTTTAG